From the Chiroxiphia lanceolata isolate bChiLan1 chromosome 13, bChiLan1.pri, whole genome shotgun sequence genome, one window contains:
- the ZDHHC1 gene encoding probable palmitoyltransferase ZDHHC1 isoform X5 encodes MNICNKPHNKIAPEDLGEAVPEVQVQRARRNGWSWPLHLFQVIAWLLYLFFALVGFGILVPLLPRHWLPAGYIGSVRTEKCGPLSAGSDSVSIDPADANVREKNYLGPLATFNRNQHAHVIENHHCHVCDVDVLFLNSVLSAILGLGLLLLVAFYVFVEFFVDPTMLRSDQHFDALRNHMDRWLVFLPASPVETKAPAILVTAGIFILLSLVTVILLGHLLTFHIYLLWHKLTTYEYILQQRPQQEAEKVDKQQEPCSSQVRPSQEADLLSGNPGYTDPGIQAVEFSTVTSGKGFPKLYVHSKEGDPEQSSSPDPPALRFAVPSQQQKKRRKKMHKASSSAVDSGSKECATRQPSFPDPQSDNPRGDRKKNLYSEHKVKRRGCQQDRRLEQDLELFPKVPEVFVSKSSGEPLVPQLQPRESTTEPDHRKCTSKQHVSRHDPCSKDIRTNTTAA; translated from the exons ATGAATATCTGCAACAAACCTCATAATAAGATAGCTCCAGAGGATTTGGGTGAAGCTGTCCCCGAGGTGCAGGTCCAACGTGCTCGAAGAAATGGCTGGAGCTGGCCTCTGCACCTGTTCCAGGTCATTGCCTGGCTGCTGTACCTCTTCTTTGCGCTGGTTGGCTTTGGAATCCTGGTTCCTCTCCTGCCCCGCCACTGGCTGCCCGCTGGCTATATC GGGTCTGTACGGACTGAGAAATGTGGACCTTTGTCAGCAGGGTCAGATTCTG TCTCCATTGATCCTGCGGATGCAAATGTGCGAGAAAAAAACTATCTGGGGCCTCTGGCCACCTTCAATCGTAACCAGCATGCCCATGTCATTGAAAACCATCACTGCCATGTCTGTGACGTGGATGT GCTTTTTTTGAATAGTGTTCTGTCTGCCATCCTGGGCCTGGGGCTTCTGCTGCTCGTTGCTTTCTACGTCTTTGTGGAGTTCTTCGTCGACCCCACGATGCTCCGCTCCGACCAGCACTTTGATG CTCTAAGGAACCACATGGACCGCTGGCTTGTGTTTCTCCCTGCATCTCCTGTTGAGACCAAGGCACCTGCCATTTTGGTCACAGCTgggatttttattcttctgagtCTGGTGACCGTGATCCTGCTGGGCCACCTCTTGACCTTTCACATTTATCTCT tGTGGCACAAGCTGACGACGTACGAGTACATCCTGCAGCAGCGGCCAcagcaagaggcagaaaaagtGGACAAGCAACAGGAGCCTTGTTCCTCCCAAGTGAGGCCCAGTCAG gaagcaGACTTATTGTCAGGTAACCCTGGCTATACAGACCCTGGAATTCAAGCAGTGGAATTCTCAACAGTAACTTCAGGAAAAGG CTTTCCAAAGCTCTACGTCCACAGCAAAGAAGGTGACCCCGAGCAGAGCTcctccccagaccccccagCTCTTCGCTTTGCAGTCCCTTCTCAG cagcagaagaaaagaagaaagaagatgcACAAAGCTTCTTCCTCGGCAGTGGACAGTGGATCTAAAGAATGTGCTACACGTCAGCCCTCCTTCCCAGATCCCCAGTCAG ACAATCCCAGAGGTGACAGGAAGAAGAACCTGTATTCTGAGCACAAGGTAAAAAGGAGAGGCTGCCAGCAGGACAGACGCTTGGAACAAGACCTGGAACTTTTTCCTAAGGTTCCTGAGGTGTTTGTAAGTAAGAGCAGTGGAGAACCTCTTGTCCCCCAACTCCAGCCCAGGGAGAGCACAACCGAGCCTGACCACAGAAAATGCACCAGCAAGCAGCATGTGAGCAGACATGATCCATGCTCAAAGGACATAAGGACAAACACCACAGCGGCCTAG
- the ZDHHC1 gene encoding probable palmitoyltransferase ZDHHC1 isoform X1: MNICNKPHNKIAPEDLGEAVPEVQVQRARRNGWSWPLHLFQVIAWLLYLFFALVGFGILVPLLPRHWLPAGYIGSVRTEKCGPLSAGSDSVSIDPADANVREKNYLGPLATFNRNQHAHVIENHHCHVCDVDVSAKSKHCGTCNKCVCGFDHHCKWLNNCVGERNYWLFLNSVLSAILGLGLLLLVAFYVFVEFFVDPTMLRSDQHFDALRNHMDRWLVFLPASPVETKAPAILVTAGIFILLSLVTVILLGHLLTFHIYLLWHKLTTYEYILQQRPQQEAEKVDKQQEPCSSQVRPSQEADLLSGNPGYTDPGIQAVEFSTVTSGKGFPKLYVHSKEGDPEQSSSPDPPALRFAVPSQQQKKRRKKMHKASSSAVDSGSKECATRQPSFPDPQSDNPRGDRKKNLYSEHKVKRRGCQQDRRLEQDLELFPKVPEVFVSKSSGEPLVPQLQPRESTTEPDHRKCTSKQHVSRHDPCSKDIRTNTTAA, from the exons ATGAATATCTGCAACAAACCTCATAATAAGATAGCTCCAGAGGATTTGGGTGAAGCTGTCCCCGAGGTGCAGGTCCAACGTGCTCGAAGAAATGGCTGGAGCTGGCCTCTGCACCTGTTCCAGGTCATTGCCTGGCTGCTGTACCTCTTCTTTGCGCTGGTTGGCTTTGGAATCCTGGTTCCTCTCCTGCCCCGCCACTGGCTGCCCGCTGGCTATATC GGGTCTGTACGGACTGAGAAATGTGGACCTTTGTCAGCAGGGTCAGATTCTG TCTCCATTGATCCTGCGGATGCAAATGTGCGAGAAAAAAACTATCTGGGGCCTCTGGCCACCTTCAATCGTAACCAGCATGCCCATGTCATTGAAAACCATCACTGCCATGTCTGTGACGTGGATGT GAGTGCCAAGTCAAAGCACTGTGGAACTTGCAACAAGTGTGTATGTGGCTTTGATCATCACTGCAAATGGCTCAACAACTGTGTGGGAGAGAGGAATTACTG GCTTTTTTTGAATAGTGTTCTGTCTGCCATCCTGGGCCTGGGGCTTCTGCTGCTCGTTGCTTTCTACGTCTTTGTGGAGTTCTTCGTCGACCCCACGATGCTCCGCTCCGACCAGCACTTTGATG CTCTAAGGAACCACATGGACCGCTGGCTTGTGTTTCTCCCTGCATCTCCTGTTGAGACCAAGGCACCTGCCATTTTGGTCACAGCTgggatttttattcttctgagtCTGGTGACCGTGATCCTGCTGGGCCACCTCTTGACCTTTCACATTTATCTCT tGTGGCACAAGCTGACGACGTACGAGTACATCCTGCAGCAGCGGCCAcagcaagaggcagaaaaagtGGACAAGCAACAGGAGCCTTGTTCCTCCCAAGTGAGGCCCAGTCAG gaagcaGACTTATTGTCAGGTAACCCTGGCTATACAGACCCTGGAATTCAAGCAGTGGAATTCTCAACAGTAACTTCAGGAAAAGG CTTTCCAAAGCTCTACGTCCACAGCAAAGAAGGTGACCCCGAGCAGAGCTcctccccagaccccccagCTCTTCGCTTTGCAGTCCCTTCTCAG cagcagaagaaaagaagaaagaagatgcACAAAGCTTCTTCCTCGGCAGTGGACAGTGGATCTAAAGAATGTGCTACACGTCAGCCCTCCTTCCCAGATCCCCAGTCAG ACAATCCCAGAGGTGACAGGAAGAAGAACCTGTATTCTGAGCACAAGGTAAAAAGGAGAGGCTGCCAGCAGGACAGACGCTTGGAACAAGACCTGGAACTTTTTCCTAAGGTTCCTGAGGTGTTTGTAAGTAAGAGCAGTGGAGAACCTCTTGTCCCCCAACTCCAGCCCAGGGAGAGCACAACCGAGCCTGACCACAGAAAATGCACCAGCAAGCAGCATGTGAGCAGACATGATCCATGCTCAAAGGACATAAGGACAAACACCACAGCGGCCTAG
- the ZDHHC1 gene encoding probable palmitoyltransferase ZDHHC1 isoform X3 — protein sequence MNICNKPHNKIAPEDLGEAVPEVQVQRARRNGWSWPLHLFQVIAWLLYLFFALVGFGILVPLLPRHWLPAGYIGSVRTEKCGPLSAGSDSVSIDPADANVREKNYLGPLATFNRNQHAHVIENHHCHVCDVDVSAKSKHCGTCNKCVCGFDHHCKWLNNCVGERNYWLFLNSVLSAILGLGLLLLVAFYVFVEFFVDPTMLRSDQHFDALRNHMDRWLVFLPASPVETKAPAILVTAGIFILLSLVTVILLGHLLTFHIYLLWHKLTTYEYILQQRPQQEAEKVDKQQEPCSSQVRPSQEADLLSVEFSTVTSGKGFPKLYVHSKEGDPEQSSSPDPPALRFAVPSQQQKKRRKKMHKASSSAVDSGSKECATRQPSFPDPQSDNPRGDRKKNLYSEHKVKRRGCQQDRRLEQDLELFPKVPEVFVSKSSGEPLVPQLQPRESTTEPDHRKCTSKQHVSRHDPCSKDIRTNTTAA from the exons ATGAATATCTGCAACAAACCTCATAATAAGATAGCTCCAGAGGATTTGGGTGAAGCTGTCCCCGAGGTGCAGGTCCAACGTGCTCGAAGAAATGGCTGGAGCTGGCCTCTGCACCTGTTCCAGGTCATTGCCTGGCTGCTGTACCTCTTCTTTGCGCTGGTTGGCTTTGGAATCCTGGTTCCTCTCCTGCCCCGCCACTGGCTGCCCGCTGGCTATATC GGGTCTGTACGGACTGAGAAATGTGGACCTTTGTCAGCAGGGTCAGATTCTG TCTCCATTGATCCTGCGGATGCAAATGTGCGAGAAAAAAACTATCTGGGGCCTCTGGCCACCTTCAATCGTAACCAGCATGCCCATGTCATTGAAAACCATCACTGCCATGTCTGTGACGTGGATGT GAGTGCCAAGTCAAAGCACTGTGGAACTTGCAACAAGTGTGTATGTGGCTTTGATCATCACTGCAAATGGCTCAACAACTGTGTGGGAGAGAGGAATTACTG GCTTTTTTTGAATAGTGTTCTGTCTGCCATCCTGGGCCTGGGGCTTCTGCTGCTCGTTGCTTTCTACGTCTTTGTGGAGTTCTTCGTCGACCCCACGATGCTCCGCTCCGACCAGCACTTTGATG CTCTAAGGAACCACATGGACCGCTGGCTTGTGTTTCTCCCTGCATCTCCTGTTGAGACCAAGGCACCTGCCATTTTGGTCACAGCTgggatttttattcttctgagtCTGGTGACCGTGATCCTGCTGGGCCACCTCTTGACCTTTCACATTTATCTCT tGTGGCACAAGCTGACGACGTACGAGTACATCCTGCAGCAGCGGCCAcagcaagaggcagaaaaagtGGACAAGCAACAGGAGCCTTGTTCCTCCCAAGTGAGGCCCAGTCAG gaagcaGACTTATTGTCAG TGGAATTCTCAACAGTAACTTCAGGAAAAGG CTTTCCAAAGCTCTACGTCCACAGCAAAGAAGGTGACCCCGAGCAGAGCTcctccccagaccccccagCTCTTCGCTTTGCAGTCCCTTCTCAG cagcagaagaaaagaagaaagaagatgcACAAAGCTTCTTCCTCGGCAGTGGACAGTGGATCTAAAGAATGTGCTACACGTCAGCCCTCCTTCCCAGATCCCCAGTCAG ACAATCCCAGAGGTGACAGGAAGAAGAACCTGTATTCTGAGCACAAGGTAAAAAGGAGAGGCTGCCAGCAGGACAGACGCTTGGAACAAGACCTGGAACTTTTTCCTAAGGTTCCTGAGGTGTTTGTAAGTAAGAGCAGTGGAGAACCTCTTGTCCCCCAACTCCAGCCCAGGGAGAGCACAACCGAGCCTGACCACAGAAAATGCACCAGCAAGCAGCATGTGAGCAGACATGATCCATGCTCAAAGGACATAAGGACAAACACCACAGCGGCCTAG
- the ZDHHC1 gene encoding probable palmitoyltransferase ZDHHC1 isoform X4 gives MAGAGLCTCSRSLPGCCTSSLRWLALESWFLSCPATGCPLAISGLYGLRNVDLCQQGQILVSKVSIDPADANVREKNYLGPLATFNRNQHAHVIENHHCHVCDVDVSAKSKHCGTCNKCVCGFDHHCKWLNNCVGERNYWLFLNSVLSAILGLGLLLLVAFYVFVEFFVDPTMLRSDQHFDALRNHMDRWLVFLPASPVETKAPAILVTAGIFILLSLVTVILLGHLLTFHIYLLWHKLTTYEYILQQRPQQEAEKVDKQQEPCSSQVRPSQEADLLSGNPGYTDPGIQAVEFSTVTSGKGFPKLYVHSKEGDPEQSSSPDPPALRFAVPSQQQKKRRKKMHKASSSAVDSGSKECATRQPSFPDPQSDNPRGDRKKNLYSEHKVKRRGCQQDRRLEQDLELFPKVPEVFVSKSSGEPLVPQLQPRESTTEPDHRKCTSKQHVSRHDPCSKDIRTNTTAA, from the exons ATGGCTGGAGCTGGCCTCTGCACCTGTTCCAGGTCATTGCCTGGCTGCTGTACCTCTTCTTTGCGCTGGTTGGCTTTGGAATCCTGGTTCCTCTCCTGCCCCGCCACTGGCTGCCCGCTGGCTATATC GGGTCTGTACGGACTGAGAAATGTGGACCTTTGTCAGCAGGGTCAGATTCTGGTAAGTAAAG TCTCCATTGATCCTGCGGATGCAAATGTGCGAGAAAAAAACTATCTGGGGCCTCTGGCCACCTTCAATCGTAACCAGCATGCCCATGTCATTGAAAACCATCACTGCCATGTCTGTGACGTGGATGT GAGTGCCAAGTCAAAGCACTGTGGAACTTGCAACAAGTGTGTATGTGGCTTTGATCATCACTGCAAATGGCTCAACAACTGTGTGGGAGAGAGGAATTACTG GCTTTTTTTGAATAGTGTTCTGTCTGCCATCCTGGGCCTGGGGCTTCTGCTGCTCGTTGCTTTCTACGTCTTTGTGGAGTTCTTCGTCGACCCCACGATGCTCCGCTCCGACCAGCACTTTGATG CTCTAAGGAACCACATGGACCGCTGGCTTGTGTTTCTCCCTGCATCTCCTGTTGAGACCAAGGCACCTGCCATTTTGGTCACAGCTgggatttttattcttctgagtCTGGTGACCGTGATCCTGCTGGGCCACCTCTTGACCTTTCACATTTATCTCT tGTGGCACAAGCTGACGACGTACGAGTACATCCTGCAGCAGCGGCCAcagcaagaggcagaaaaagtGGACAAGCAACAGGAGCCTTGTTCCTCCCAAGTGAGGCCCAGTCAG gaagcaGACTTATTGTCAGGTAACCCTGGCTATACAGACCCTGGAATTCAAGCAGTGGAATTCTCAACAGTAACTTCAGGAAAAGG CTTTCCAAAGCTCTACGTCCACAGCAAAGAAGGTGACCCCGAGCAGAGCTcctccccagaccccccagCTCTTCGCTTTGCAGTCCCTTCTCAG cagcagaagaaaagaagaaagaagatgcACAAAGCTTCTTCCTCGGCAGTGGACAGTGGATCTAAAGAATGTGCTACACGTCAGCCCTCCTTCCCAGATCCCCAGTCAG ACAATCCCAGAGGTGACAGGAAGAAGAACCTGTATTCTGAGCACAAGGTAAAAAGGAGAGGCTGCCAGCAGGACAGACGCTTGGAACAAGACCTGGAACTTTTTCCTAAGGTTCCTGAGGTGTTTGTAAGTAAGAGCAGTGGAGAACCTCTTGTCCCCCAACTCCAGCCCAGGGAGAGCACAACCGAGCCTGACCACAGAAAATGCACCAGCAAGCAGCATGTGAGCAGACATGATCCATGCTCAAAGGACATAAGGACAAACACCACAGCGGCCTAG
- the ZDHHC1 gene encoding probable palmitoyltransferase ZDHHC1 isoform X2, with amino-acid sequence MNICNKPHNKIAPEDLGEAVPEVQVQRARRNGWSWPLHLFQVIAWLLYLFFALVGFGILVPLLPRHWLPAGYICPGVCFIYHLVVHLTAVSIDPADANVREKNYLGPLATFNRNQHAHVIENHHCHVCDVDVSAKSKHCGTCNKCVCGFDHHCKWLNNCVGERNYWLFLNSVLSAILGLGLLLLVAFYVFVEFFVDPTMLRSDQHFDALRNHMDRWLVFLPASPVETKAPAILVTAGIFILLSLVTVILLGHLLTFHIYLLWHKLTTYEYILQQRPQQEAEKVDKQQEPCSSQVRPSQEADLLSGNPGYTDPGIQAVEFSTVTSGKGFPKLYVHSKEGDPEQSSSPDPPALRFAVPSQQQKKRRKKMHKASSSAVDSGSKECATRQPSFPDPQSDNPRGDRKKNLYSEHKVKRRGCQQDRRLEQDLELFPKVPEVFVSKSSGEPLVPQLQPRESTTEPDHRKCTSKQHVSRHDPCSKDIRTNTTAA; translated from the exons ATGAATATCTGCAACAAACCTCATAATAAGATAGCTCCAGAGGATTTGGGTGAAGCTGTCCCCGAGGTGCAGGTCCAACGTGCTCGAAGAAATGGCTGGAGCTGGCCTCTGCACCTGTTCCAGGTCATTGCCTGGCTGCTGTACCTCTTCTTTGCGCTGGTTGGCTTTGGAATCCTGGTTCCTCTCCTGCCCCGCCACTGGCTGCCCGCTGGCTATATC TGTCCAGGAGTGTGTTTTATCTACCATTTAGTTGTTCATCTTACTGCAGTCTCCATTGATCCTGCGGATGCAAATGTGCGAGAAAAAAACTATCTGGGGCCTCTGGCCACCTTCAATCGTAACCAGCATGCCCATGTCATTGAAAACCATCACTGCCATGTCTGTGACGTGGATGT GAGTGCCAAGTCAAAGCACTGTGGAACTTGCAACAAGTGTGTATGTGGCTTTGATCATCACTGCAAATGGCTCAACAACTGTGTGGGAGAGAGGAATTACTG GCTTTTTTTGAATAGTGTTCTGTCTGCCATCCTGGGCCTGGGGCTTCTGCTGCTCGTTGCTTTCTACGTCTTTGTGGAGTTCTTCGTCGACCCCACGATGCTCCGCTCCGACCAGCACTTTGATG CTCTAAGGAACCACATGGACCGCTGGCTTGTGTTTCTCCCTGCATCTCCTGTTGAGACCAAGGCACCTGCCATTTTGGTCACAGCTgggatttttattcttctgagtCTGGTGACCGTGATCCTGCTGGGCCACCTCTTGACCTTTCACATTTATCTCT tGTGGCACAAGCTGACGACGTACGAGTACATCCTGCAGCAGCGGCCAcagcaagaggcagaaaaagtGGACAAGCAACAGGAGCCTTGTTCCTCCCAAGTGAGGCCCAGTCAG gaagcaGACTTATTGTCAGGTAACCCTGGCTATACAGACCCTGGAATTCAAGCAGTGGAATTCTCAACAGTAACTTCAGGAAAAGG CTTTCCAAAGCTCTACGTCCACAGCAAAGAAGGTGACCCCGAGCAGAGCTcctccccagaccccccagCTCTTCGCTTTGCAGTCCCTTCTCAG cagcagaagaaaagaagaaagaagatgcACAAAGCTTCTTCCTCGGCAGTGGACAGTGGATCTAAAGAATGTGCTACACGTCAGCCCTCCTTCCCAGATCCCCAGTCAG ACAATCCCAGAGGTGACAGGAAGAAGAACCTGTATTCTGAGCACAAGGTAAAAAGGAGAGGCTGCCAGCAGGACAGACGCTTGGAACAAGACCTGGAACTTTTTCCTAAGGTTCCTGAGGTGTTTGTAAGTAAGAGCAGTGGAGAACCTCTTGTCCCCCAACTCCAGCCCAGGGAGAGCACAACCGAGCCTGACCACAGAAAATGCACCAGCAAGCAGCATGTGAGCAGACATGATCCATGCTCAAAGGACATAAGGACAAACACCACAGCGGCCTAG
- the LOC116793186 gene encoding fibulin-7-like — protein MLLIPLPAWLALGILQLPLSSTQECLSRQQALSAVRQMQKLLAAQEAAHLRGMRGLRNQLSILQSHLQRQPTKRNDTCPQLAVPLNGRMLGRSVRVGHDVHFVCDSGFRLVGSETRSCRHNRTWSGTQPFCRSMDDCSSNPCANSGTCVDGDQSYTCLCPPGWSGPSCQSPIYSYWVTLSNASFSRQPRCAEGRSGSRRCSCDTGFQLRAGGMCQDVDECLLYQSSPQTRICLHDCLNLPGSYRCLCPPGYLLHADRNACEDVNECAGKQHNCTQGDLCINTFGGHRCVRPKCPPPRHNTSYVKTSAFQCERNPCPMESRACLLAATSISFHYLPLQANRTVPRVLFKMSTTRFVGDSLRFAITGGRGQGVFSVRRSDRQTGELLLTSPVAGPATLEVELEMSEFSRKVLLGKHIFKVTVFVSPYVF, from the exons ATGCTCCTCATcccactgccagcctggctggcCCTGGGCATCCTGCAGCTGCCCCTCAGCAGCACCCAG GAGTGCCTGAGCAGGCAGCAGGCGCTCAGTGCAGTGCGGCAGATGCAGAAGCTGCTGGCGGCGCAGGAGGCTGCTCACCTGCGGGGCATGCGCGGGCTCCGGAACCAGCTTTCCATCCTCCAGAGCCACCTCCAGAGACAGCCCACCAAACGCAATG ACACCTGTCCGCAGCTGGCAGTGCCCCTGAACGGGCGGATGCTGGGCCGGAGTGTGCGGGTGGGCCACGACGTTCACTTCGTCTGCGACAGCGGCTTCCGGCTGGTGGGCTCGGAGACGCGCAGCTGCCGGCACAACCGCACGTGGAGCGGCACCCAGCCCTTCTGCAGAA GTATGGATGACTGCTCCAGCAACCCCTGTGCCAACAGCGGGACCTGCGTGGATGGTGACCAGAGCTACACGTGCCTCTGTCCCCCAGGCTGGTCAGGCCCCAGCTGCCAGAGCCCCATCTACTCCT ACTGGGTGACACTGAGCAACGCCTCCTTCAGCCGCCAGCCCCGCTGTGCCGAGGGCCGCTCAGGCTCCCGGCGCTGCAGCTGTGACACCGGCTTCCAGCTGAGAGCTGGTGGCATGTGCCAAG ACGTGGATGAGTGCCTCCTCTACCAGTCCAGCCCCCAGACCCGGATTTGCCTCCACGACTGCCTCAACCTCCCTGGCTCCTACCGCTGCCTCTGTCCCCCCGGCTACCTGCTCCATGCCGACCGCAACGCCTGCGAGG ATGTGAATGAGTGCGCCGGGAAGCAGCACAACTGCACCCAGGGTGACCTCTGCATCAACACCTTCGGGGGCCATCGCTGCGTGCGCCCCAAGTGCCCCCCGCCGCGCCACAACACCAGCTACGTCAAGACCTCTGCCTT CCAGTGTGAGAGGAACCCCTGCCCCATGGAGAGCCGGGCCTGCCTCCTGGCTGCCACCTCCATCTCCTTCCACTACCTGCCGCTCCAGGCCAACCGCACCGTGCCCCGTGTCCTCTTCAAGATGTCCACCACCCGCTTCGTGGGCGACAGCCTGCGCTTTGCCATCACAGGCGGACGGGGCCAGGGCGTCTTCTCCGTGCGGCGCTCCGACCGGCAGAcgggggagctgctgctcaccaGCCCCGTGGCGGGGCCAGCCACGCTGGAGGTGGAGCTGGAGATGAGCGAGTTCTCCCGCAAAGTCCTCCTGGGCAAGCACATCTTCAAGGTCACGGTCTTTGTGTCCCCGTATGTGTTTTGA